The following are encoded in a window of Salinibacter ruber DSM 13855 genomic DNA:
- the glgX gene encoding glycogen debranching protein GlgX, whose amino-acid sequence MQLWPVGLIVSEVCGLIFVVHVERCRLLCAFELSLCCMDASSPSSIDTSPQNRGDRHIQPGKPYPRGATWDGIGVNFALHSAHADRVELLLFEDADDREPAVTFELPEHTGPIWHGYVTNVRPGQLYGYRVYGPYDPANGHRFNPNKVLLDPYAKAIGRPLRWDDSLFGYDVDAEEDDRSFNTQDSAPHAPLAAVVEETFAWGNDQSPEIPWQDTLIYETHVKGMTQKHPDVPERLRGTYLGMASEPVLDHLKTLGVTTVQLLPVHAKLHRRELLRKGLREYWGYNTLSYFAPEPEYAANGPTSAVRDFKMMVRALHDAGLEVIIDVVYNHTCEGNQMGPTLSWRGVDNRTYYKLNPDDERYYMDYTGTGNTLDPGDSYVLQMIMDSLRYWVTEMHVDGFRFDLASALARELYDVDMLGSFFKVVQQDPVLSQVKLIAEPWDVGPGGYQVGSFPWQWAEWNGRYRDTIRRFWRGDRGMNGDVATRVTGSSDLYERSGRRPFASINFVTAHDGFTLQDLVSYERKHNEENKEGNEDGHDDNHSTNCGVEGPTNDPEVIERRERRKRSIMATLLLSQGVPMILGGDELSHTRRGNNNPYCQDNEISWYDWDLDEREQKFLEFVQRLTAFRQEHPSFRRRHFLDPVDESDGSGDVLWWHPDGREITDGDWHDEGLHAFGYLLRGQNLAPDSQGRPRTDDSFLVLMNQGGAPVEVEVPAETNELDDVHCAAWHVVPELAEFLDDPGPVEPGGVLTLRPHRLLVLRAEP is encoded by the coding sequence ATGCAACTGTGGCCGGTTGGGCTCATTGTATCCGAGGTCTGCGGCCTGATTTTTGTGGTTCACGTTGAGCGCTGCAGACTGCTCTGCGCTTTTGAGTTGTCCTTGTGCTGTATGGACGCGTCTTCTCCCTCATCGATCGACACGAGCCCGCAGAATCGGGGCGACCGTCACATTCAACCCGGCAAGCCCTATCCACGGGGGGCCACGTGGGACGGCATCGGCGTCAACTTTGCCCTGCACAGCGCCCACGCCGACCGGGTTGAACTCCTTCTCTTCGAGGACGCGGACGACCGCGAGCCGGCCGTCACGTTCGAGCTGCCGGAGCACACCGGCCCCATCTGGCACGGCTACGTCACGAACGTGCGTCCCGGACAGCTCTATGGATATCGCGTCTACGGCCCCTACGACCCGGCGAACGGGCACCGGTTCAACCCCAACAAGGTCCTGCTCGACCCCTACGCGAAGGCCATCGGGCGCCCCCTCCGCTGGGACGACAGCCTCTTCGGCTACGACGTGGACGCCGAGGAGGACGACCGTTCGTTCAACACGCAGGACAGTGCCCCCCACGCCCCCCTCGCGGCGGTGGTGGAGGAGACCTTCGCCTGGGGCAACGACCAGTCCCCCGAGATTCCGTGGCAGGACACCCTCATCTACGAGACGCACGTGAAAGGGATGACGCAGAAGCACCCGGACGTGCCCGAACGGCTGCGGGGCACGTACCTGGGCATGGCGTCCGAGCCGGTGCTCGATCACCTCAAGACCCTCGGCGTCACCACGGTGCAGCTCCTGCCGGTGCACGCCAAGCTGCATCGCCGGGAGTTGCTCCGGAAGGGCCTGCGGGAATATTGGGGCTACAACACCCTTTCCTACTTCGCGCCGGAGCCGGAGTACGCCGCCAACGGCCCGACGAGCGCGGTGCGTGACTTCAAGATGATGGTCCGTGCCCTGCACGACGCGGGGCTTGAGGTCATCATCGACGTCGTTTACAACCACACCTGCGAGGGCAACCAGATGGGCCCCACGCTCTCGTGGCGGGGCGTTGACAACCGGACCTACTACAAGCTCAACCCCGACGACGAGCGCTACTACATGGACTACACCGGGACGGGCAATACGCTCGACCCCGGCGACTCGTACGTCCTGCAGATGATCATGGACAGCCTGCGCTACTGGGTGACGGAGATGCACGTCGACGGCTTCCGGTTCGACCTGGCCTCGGCCCTGGCGCGCGAGCTGTACGACGTGGACATGCTCGGCTCCTTCTTCAAGGTGGTGCAGCAGGACCCGGTGCTGAGCCAGGTCAAGCTCATTGCGGAACCCTGGGACGTGGGGCCCGGCGGCTACCAGGTCGGGTCGTTCCCGTGGCAGTGGGCCGAGTGGAACGGCCGCTACCGCGACACCATCCGCCGCTTTTGGCGGGGCGACCGCGGGATGAACGGGGACGTGGCCACCCGGGTCACCGGCTCCAGCGACCTCTACGAGCGGTCGGGCCGCCGCCCGTTCGCGTCCATCAACTTCGTGACGGCCCACGACGGCTTCACGCTGCAGGACCTCGTGAGCTACGAGCGGAAGCACAACGAGGAGAACAAGGAGGGCAACGAGGACGGCCACGACGACAACCACTCGACGAACTGCGGGGTGGAAGGCCCCACCAACGATCCGGAGGTGATCGAGCGCCGGGAGCGGCGCAAGCGCAGCATCATGGCCACGCTCCTGCTGTCACAGGGCGTGCCCATGATCTTGGGCGGGGATGAGCTGTCCCACACCCGTCGGGGCAACAACAATCCCTACTGCCAGGACAACGAGATCAGCTGGTACGACTGGGACCTCGACGAACGCGAGCAGAAGTTCCTCGAGTTCGTCCAGCGACTCACGGCGTTCCGGCAGGAGCATCCGAGCTTCCGGCGACGGCATTTTCTGGACCCGGTCGACGAGTCGGACGGCTCCGGCGACGTGCTCTGGTGGCACCCCGACGGCCGTGAGATCACGGACGGAGACTGGCACGACGAGGGCCTGCACGCCTTCGGGTACCTGCTCCGTGGGCAGAACCTGGCGCCCGACTCGCAGGGCCGGCCCCGGACCGACGACTCGTTCCTGGTGCTCATGAACCAGGGCGGGGCGCCGGTCGAGGTTGAGGTGCCGGCGGAAACCAACGAACTCGACGATGTGCACTGCGCGGCCTGGCACGTGGTGCCGGAGCTGGCCGAGTTTCTGGACGATCCGGGCCCCGTTGAGCCGGGGGGCGTCCTGACGCTGCGTCCCCATCGACTCCTGGTCCTTCGGGCGGAGCCGTAG
- a CDS encoding carboxypeptidase-like regulatory domain-containing protein, with protein sequence MRYTFFGHLCGQLCSDCQEDLAHATLRLYRPKDGDDQVVARATADTKHTHQILDAAEAEQKADRLLVEADLDSEGRFNVVLDEEVDYDGDAIEVDVYLESVPGMPEGTEAGPLQVSITTLQPQWRKGEEGARFGWEYCIPERFWCQVRGQFGAWTICGDVTLCETGAPVEGVTVIAFDRDWIQDDEVGIATTDGNGRFRIDYLQQDFEPGTVIDVELVGGPDLYFRVETPAGQPLLSEDPSAGRRSSRENAGPCFCVDLCLDEEPDDPDPEVYPAFTQVGGYDFQTDIDSGPAGTGETVRGGRAFHRTLRLNGIMSKTLNGNPLEYKFQYRERGASSWKNVTPSQLRKMKIGTLEKVETSVSPPRIRTKDYVVGGTPDSDEVGVTFNGNWIPMPQKSGIFSGDGSFVPNHNQIQLDSRTLATFTPAVDLTGIDAGESAEAPSGVSLVQNKHFEIKMLVRENPPNSSPSASTEVGHLENIAINNRLYDYVRHPNWMGEPVDDGLAVAMVNLKELGSGGCEGIEDALNVRFTAAHPNLGNVGITVEGPGGPYRTSPTPSDPNVNGSRDENLYGSIDFQNISGGKKVEELKNCAYVVTLSVGVLLTNGDRVPSNRHDQIAFCKG encoded by the coding sequence ATGCGATACACGTTTTTCGGACACCTCTGCGGACAACTCTGTTCGGACTGTCAGGAGGACCTGGCACACGCTACCCTTCGGCTCTACCGACCCAAAGACGGGGACGATCAAGTCGTCGCCCGTGCGACCGCGGACACCAAACACACGCATCAGATTCTCGATGCGGCGGAGGCAGAACAAAAGGCGGATCGTCTCTTGGTCGAGGCGGACCTCGATTCGGAGGGCCGCTTCAACGTTGTGCTCGACGAAGAGGTCGACTACGACGGGGACGCCATCGAGGTAGACGTGTACCTCGAATCGGTCCCCGGGATGCCGGAGGGCACGGAGGCAGGCCCGCTGCAGGTGAGTATCACCACCCTCCAGCCCCAGTGGCGCAAGGGCGAAGAGGGCGCTCGATTTGGCTGGGAGTACTGCATTCCCGAACGGTTCTGGTGCCAGGTTCGTGGGCAGTTCGGGGCCTGGACGATCTGCGGGGACGTAACCCTCTGCGAGACGGGCGCCCCCGTGGAGGGCGTGACGGTCATTGCGTTCGATCGGGACTGGATTCAGGACGATGAGGTCGGGATTGCGACCACCGACGGAAATGGCCGCTTTCGCATCGACTATTTGCAGCAGGACTTCGAGCCCGGCACCGTCATCGACGTTGAACTGGTGGGCGGCCCCGACCTGTATTTTCGGGTGGAGACGCCCGCCGGGCAGCCGCTCCTCTCCGAAGACCCGTCTGCGGGACGAAGGAGCAGCCGGGAGAATGCCGGGCCCTGCTTCTGTGTGGACCTCTGCCTCGACGAGGAGCCCGACGACCCGGATCCTGAAGTCTACCCGGCCTTCACCCAAGTGGGCGGGTACGACTTTCAGACGGACATCGACAGCGGCCCGGCAGGCACGGGGGAGACCGTACGCGGCGGACGGGCCTTCCATCGCACCCTCCGACTGAATGGGATCATGTCGAAGACCCTAAACGGAAACCCCCTGGAGTACAAGTTTCAGTACCGAGAGCGGGGGGCGTCGTCCTGGAAGAACGTGACGCCCTCTCAGCTCCGCAAGATGAAGATTGGGACGCTCGAGAAGGTGGAAACTTCCGTCTCGCCCCCGCGCATCCGCACCAAAGATTACGTCGTGGGGGGAACACCTGATTCCGATGAAGTGGGTGTCACTTTCAACGGGAACTGGATCCCGATGCCCCAAAAGTCGGGGATTTTTAGTGGGGATGGGTCGTTCGTGCCGAATCACAACCAGATCCAACTGGACTCCCGGACGCTGGCGACGTTTACGCCCGCGGTCGACCTAACCGGCATCGACGCGGGGGAGAGTGCCGAGGCCCCCTCTGGGGTCTCCCTCGTGCAGAACAAGCATTTCGAGATCAAGATGCTCGTCCGAGAAAACCCGCCCAACTCGAGTCCCAGCGCGTCCACGGAGGTGGGTCACCTCGAAAACATTGCGATCAACAATCGGCTCTACGACTATGTCCGTCACCCCAACTGGATGGGGGAGCCGGTCGACGACGGGCTTGCCGTGGCGATGGTCAATCTCAAAGAGCTGGGAAGCGGCGGGTGCGAGGGCATCGAGGACGCCCTCAATGTACGCTTCACCGCGGCGCATCCGAACCTGGGAAACGTCGGGATCACGGTGGAGGGGCCCGGCGGCCCGTACCGCACGTCTCCCACGCCCAGTGACCCGAATGTGAACGGGAGTCGGGACGAAAACCTGTACGGATCGATCGATTTCCAAAACATCTCCGGGGGCAAAAAAGTCGAGGAGCTGAAAAACTGCGCGTACGTCGTGACCCTATCGGTGGGGGTGTTGCTCACAAACGGCGATCGCGTTCCGAGCAACCGACACGACCAGATCGCCTTTTGCAAAGGGTAG
- a CDS encoding M14 family zinc carboxypeptidase: protein MPFPLRRLSIVLAVLFVAGPAGAQPTDLTPERFSFDPDLAYDSSIPAPEDALGYEMGTQFTLHADAVDYLRTLAGASDRVRMGTYGETYEDRTLPYLVVTSAQNQGRLDQLKRNSRRLSDPASLSASARDRLLQNQPVFVSYSYNIHGNEPASTEAALQVAYRLAAARDDRTRALLQDAVVIMYPTVNPDGRDRYVYWARSMQRAQVATEPADIVHDEPWPQGRTNHYWFDLNRDWVWNVHPEMEGLTGVYQEFMPQVHADYHEQGYNDHYFTMPGTTPRNPILPDRYVAWADTFGRANIEAFDQNQVAYFTREAFDFFYPSYGSSYPSVMGGIGMLTEQAGIGAGRAVENNDGYTLTFRQRVHDHYATSLATIEASVQNRRALLEYDLNAHSQASNTIETAAYVFPDDRGTGYLYDVLDMLRHHGVEVARTTEATRLDNALDYRTGERADRRVEAGAYVVPTDQPRHLFVNTLLQRQVAFQDSVMYDMSTWSAPLAYNLEAYSTRESVGAETEVVETAPTPDSGVTNPDARYAFVVEWNQRHAPRALSALWEAGYRVRAAHEPFSTGPRSFGAGSLVVLLGRNPDHDDPAADMRRIASEAGVEIVGLDTGRMAEGPDLGSADNAPVKPPEVGMLVDQPFSTYTSGQIWYLFDQETELPITRIRTSNLEESATGEGRYARYGKASLDALDVLILPGGYGLDAVFDSTRVDALREWVRDGGTLVGTEESARFLTADGSGLTGVEALPDTTDSPIGPYTSYAARDDSSGLDYVPGAALTGRLDATHPLTYGIGDAVYTLKYGVSGLEPSPDLQTAGHYARDTEELLVSGYASQANLQQMAGKSFAGTVAMGDGRVVFLVDNTQCQSGVEINHVAASGLKKGATNIFLISRPWRHGHYLYAHSDLPVHLSALPGTARRSGPAAE from the coding sequence ATGCCGTTCCCGCTCCGCCGCCTCTCGATCGTGCTCGCCGTCCTGTTCGTGGCGGGCCCCGCCGGGGCCCAGCCCACCGACCTGACGCCGGAGCGCTTCTCGTTTGACCCGGACCTCGCCTACGACAGCAGCATCCCCGCGCCCGAGGACGCGCTCGGCTACGAAATGGGCACGCAGTTTACCCTCCACGCCGACGCGGTGGACTACCTGCGCACGCTGGCCGGCGCGTCCGACCGGGTTCGGATGGGCACCTACGGCGAGACCTACGAGGACCGCACGCTGCCCTATCTTGTCGTTACGAGCGCACAAAACCAGGGGCGTCTCGATCAGCTCAAGCGCAACAGCCGGCGCCTTTCGGACCCGGCGAGCCTGTCGGCGTCGGCCCGAGACCGGCTTCTCCAGAACCAGCCGGTGTTCGTCTCCTACAGCTACAACATCCACGGCAACGAGCCGGCCTCGACCGAGGCGGCCCTGCAGGTGGCCTATCGCCTCGCCGCGGCGCGGGACGACCGCACCCGGGCGCTCCTGCAAGACGCGGTCGTGATCATGTACCCGACCGTCAACCCCGACGGCCGCGACCGCTACGTCTACTGGGCCCGCTCGATGCAACGGGCGCAGGTGGCCACCGAGCCGGCCGACATCGTCCACGACGAGCCGTGGCCGCAGGGGCGGACCAATCACTACTGGTTCGACCTCAACCGCGACTGGGTGTGGAACGTGCACCCCGAGATGGAGGGCCTGACCGGCGTGTACCAGGAGTTCATGCCGCAGGTGCACGCCGACTACCACGAGCAGGGATACAACGACCACTACTTCACCATGCCCGGCACCACGCCGCGCAACCCGATCCTGCCGGACCGCTACGTGGCCTGGGCCGACACCTTCGGGCGCGCCAACATTGAGGCGTTCGACCAGAACCAGGTCGCCTACTTCACCCGCGAGGCGTTCGACTTCTTCTACCCCAGCTACGGATCGTCCTACCCTAGCGTGATGGGGGGCATCGGCATGCTGACCGAGCAGGCCGGCATCGGGGCGGGGCGGGCCGTCGAGAACAACGACGGCTACACGCTCACCTTCCGCCAGCGCGTGCACGACCACTACGCCACCTCGCTGGCGACGATCGAGGCGTCCGTCCAGAACCGGCGGGCACTTCTAGAATATGACCTCAATGCCCACTCGCAGGCAAGCAACACGATCGAGACCGCCGCCTACGTCTTTCCCGACGACCGGGGAACCGGCTACCTCTACGACGTGCTCGACATGCTCCGCCACCACGGCGTCGAGGTGGCGCGGACGACGGAAGCCACCCGCCTCGACAATGCGCTCGACTACCGCACCGGCGAGCGAGCGGATCGTCGGGTGGAGGCCGGGGCGTACGTCGTGCCCACCGACCAGCCGCGCCACCTTTTCGTGAACACGCTCCTGCAGCGCCAGGTGGCGTTTCAGGACTCGGTCATGTACGACATGTCCACGTGGTCGGCCCCGCTGGCCTACAACCTGGAGGCGTACAGCACGCGCGAGTCGGTCGGGGCCGAAACGGAGGTCGTAGAGACGGCCCCCACGCCGGACAGCGGCGTCACGAATCCCGATGCGCGGTACGCATTCGTCGTGGAGTGGAACCAACGGCATGCCCCGCGCGCCCTGTCGGCGCTCTGGGAGGCCGGGTACCGGGTGCGGGCGGCCCACGAGCCGTTCAGCACCGGGCCCCGATCGTTCGGGGCCGGCTCCCTCGTCGTTCTTTTGGGGCGCAATCCGGACCACGACGACCCGGCGGCCGACATGCGGCGCATCGCGTCGGAGGCCGGCGTTGAGATCGTCGGGCTGGATACCGGTCGCATGGCGGAGGGACCCGACCTGGGGTCGGCCGACAATGCCCCGGTGAAGCCCCCCGAGGTGGGCATGCTCGTCGACCAGCCCTTCTCCACCTACACGAGCGGACAGATCTGGTACCTGTTCGACCAGGAGACCGAGCTGCCCATCACCCGCATCCGAACGTCCAACCTGGAGGAGTCGGCCACCGGGGAGGGGCGGTACGCCCGCTACGGGAAGGCCTCCCTCGACGCGCTCGACGTGCTCATCCTGCCCGGCGGCTACGGGCTCGACGCGGTCTTCGACTCCACCCGCGTCGACGCCCTGCGTGAGTGGGTGCGCGACGGCGGTACGCTCGTCGGCACCGAAGAGAGTGCCCGGTTCCTGACGGCGGACGGATCCGGCCTTACGGGCGTGGAGGCACTGCCGGACACGACCGATAGTCCCATCGGGCCGTACACCTCGTACGCGGCGCGGGACGATTCAAGCGGGCTCGACTATGTGCCCGGCGCGGCCCTCACCGGCCGCCTCGACGCCACCCATCCGCTCACCTACGGGATTGGGGACGCGGTCTACACGCTGAAATACGGCGTCTCTGGCCTGGAGCCGAGCCCAGACCTCCAGACGGCCGGCCACTACGCGAGGGACACCGAGGAGCTGCTCGTGAGCGGCTACGCTTCGCAGGCGAACCTGCAACAGATGGCGGGCAAGTCCTTTGCCGGCACGGTCGCGATGGGGGACGGGCGGGTCGTCTTCCTCGTCGACAATACGCAATGCCAATCAGGGGTTGAGATAAACCACGTCGCCGCAAGCGGCTTGAAGAAAGGTGCAACCAACATCTTTCTGATAAGCCGCCCTTGGCGACATGGACACTACCTCTACGCTCATTCGGATCTACCTGTTCATCTGTCAGCGCTACCGGGGACGGCTCGCCGAAGCGGCCCAGCGGCAGAGTAA
- a CDS encoding IS982 family transposase gives MDTTSTLIRIYLFICQRYRGRLAEAAQRQSNNDQPDFTDEEVLTIYVFGLIKKRTTISEIHKYVEDHFSEWFPELPSYQSYNRRLNRLSAVFAPLVEEALSEVGCEKIRDGRIRIADSMPIMLAKGQRASQAMVASDRLASVGYCSSKDTFYHGVKLHLVVERRSEELPVPERAGLTPGSENDLRALRRVLPFIEDGVLCGDKAYCDGPLKERLAEDQNLDLLTPVKREKGQKTLPAADKLFSEAVSRLRQPIESLFNWINEKTGIQRASKVRSYRGLLVHAFGRLAAAMLLLALNP, from the coding sequence ATGGACACTACCTCTACGCTCATTCGGATCTACCTGTTCATCTGTCAGCGCTACCGGGGACGGCTCGCCGAAGCGGCCCAGCGGCAGAGTAACAACGACCAGCCGGATTTTACCGACGAGGAGGTGCTGACAATTTACGTCTTCGGACTCATCAAAAAGCGGACGACCATCAGCGAGATTCACAAGTACGTCGAGGACCACTTTTCGGAATGGTTTCCCGAACTGCCTTCCTATCAGAGCTACAACCGACGCCTGAATCGGCTGAGCGCCGTTTTTGCTCCGTTGGTTGAAGAAGCCCTCTCAGAAGTTGGTTGCGAAAAGATCCGCGACGGGAGGATTCGCATCGCCGATTCGATGCCGATTATGCTGGCGAAAGGGCAGCGGGCCTCTCAGGCAATGGTGGCCTCCGATCGACTCGCATCGGTCGGTTACTGCTCCTCGAAGGATACCTTCTATCACGGCGTGAAACTCCATCTTGTCGTGGAACGCAGATCTGAGGAGCTTCCAGTCCCGGAGCGGGCCGGGCTGACGCCTGGAAGCGAAAACGACCTTCGCGCTCTCCGGCGGGTATTGCCGTTCATCGAAGATGGAGTCCTTTGCGGAGATAAGGCCTACTGCGACGGGCCGCTCAAAGAGCGACTTGCCGAAGACCAGAACCTCGATCTACTGACTCCGGTCAAGAGGGAAAAAGGCCAGAAGACCCTTCCAGCGGCAGATAAGCTGTTTTCCGAGGCTGTAAGTCGGCTTCGGCAGCCGATCGAGTCGCTTTTCAACTGGATCAACGAGAAAACCGGCATTCAGCGGGCCTCGAAGGTGCGTTCTTACCGGGGACTGTTGGTTCACGCGTTTGGTCGGCTCGCCGCCGCGATGCTCCTTCTCGCTCTCAACCCCTGA
- a CDS encoding response regulator produces the protein MNTSDPPRILSVEDNPDTRLLLEHTLQGEYDVTVVPNVEEALDHIATNSFDLLLLDINLSEKDGGVELLHTIRSREHIDDIPAVAVTAFAMPGDRDDFLQEGFDEYVGRPFTRDRLVDTIEDALPAG, from the coding sequence ATGAACACATCCGATCCCCCGCGGATCTTGTCGGTCGAGGACAACCCGGACACCCGTCTCCTTTTGGAGCACACGCTACAAGGCGAATACGACGTTACCGTCGTCCCGAACGTGGAGGAGGCGCTCGACCACATCGCGACGAACTCGTTCGATCTTCTCCTCCTGGACATCAACCTCAGCGAGAAAGACGGGGGGGTAGAGCTCCTCCACACGATCCGGAGCCGGGAACACATCGACGACATTCCGGCCGTCGCGGTCACGGCCTTCGCCATGCCTGGGGACCGGGACGACTTTCTCCAGGAGGGGTTCGACGAGTATGTCGGCAGGCCCTTCACTCGGGACCGGCTGGTGGACACCATCGAGGACGCCTTGCCGGCCGGGTAG
- a CDS encoding potassium channel family protein has product MGVSHYREHTLNVIIAGGGRVGRETATLMTAYGHRVTIIEQDPRITRVHSGRREDVTFVQGDATEAETLTSVNIREADVFLALTDDETTNVAICQQAANFAPDTRCVARSHRPPAATGNPDGVEAFVFPERAGARVAVGRVFGAPVQPITDLSTRFELVEIEAKPGAPAVGRSLEELDLPTKATVITDLGTEDLADGDMVIEAGRQYMIATRPDAVDDLKELFWE; this is encoded by the coding sequence ATGGGCGTATCGCACTACCGGGAGCACACCCTCAATGTGATCATCGCAGGCGGGGGGCGAGTGGGGCGGGAGACGGCCACGCTCATGACCGCGTACGGCCACCGGGTCACGATTATCGAACAGGACCCGCGCATCACCCGGGTGCACTCGGGGCGGCGCGAGGACGTCACGTTCGTACAGGGGGACGCGACAGAGGCAGAGACTCTCACTTCTGTCAACATCCGGGAAGCGGACGTCTTCCTCGCCCTGACCGACGACGAAACGACGAATGTTGCCATCTGCCAGCAGGCGGCAAATTTTGCGCCGGATACCCGCTGCGTGGCCCGGAGCCACCGCCCCCCCGCTGCCACTGGCAATCCCGACGGCGTGGAGGCGTTCGTCTTTCCCGAGCGTGCTGGGGCGCGCGTCGCGGTCGGCCGGGTGTTCGGGGCCCCGGTTCAGCCCATTACCGATCTCTCAACCCGGTTTGAACTTGTCGAGATTGAGGCGAAGCCCGGCGCCCCGGCCGTCGGCAGATCGCTCGAGGAACTCGACCTGCCCACGAAGGCCACCGTCATCACGGACCTCGGGACCGAAGACCTGGCCGATGGGGACATGGTGATCGAGGCCGGCCGCCAGTACATGATCGCCACCCGTCCCGACGCCGTGGACGACCTAAAAGAGCTATTCTGGGAGTGA
- a CDS encoding ATP-binding protein — protein MAWSSVLDQERVVQTLRRALTQERVAHAYLLHGPDGVGKRAVAYEMARALQCPEQADEACDACPTCRKTRRMVHPDVHVNLPHPWSQEKDRDEEDMGKRIRRLGDNPYAAIDYVRRPSLADPSETSNQQVYYRIDQVRQDIIQPMSLARGEGAYKVNVLIDAEKMREEAANTFLKLLEEPPPQTVFLLTTNRPEQLLPTILSRCQQLRFDPLLPETIEQALVDRENMAPDEASMLSRMADGSYSRALELAENDALMTSRELVLDYFRAAYTQKVESLDSCIQELKSQGRERVKSVLRLMLRWMRDLLLYRTMGEEAPLVNVDQKEAVARFCNNLPDADLEGMVTLVEEAMELAERNVRVALVLTALAQGLARAMRGQEVESLYVPLSEAERLAPA, from the coding sequence ATGGCCTGGAGTTCTGTTCTCGACCAGGAGCGGGTTGTTCAAACGCTGCGCCGGGCCCTCACCCAGGAGCGGGTGGCCCACGCCTATCTGTTGCACGGGCCCGACGGGGTGGGCAAGCGGGCCGTCGCCTACGAGATGGCCCGGGCCCTGCAGTGTCCCGAACAGGCCGACGAGGCCTGCGACGCGTGCCCGACCTGCCGCAAGACCCGGCGCATGGTCCACCCGGACGTGCACGTCAACCTGCCGCACCCCTGGAGCCAGGAGAAGGACCGTGACGAAGAAGACATGGGAAAGCGGATCCGCCGCCTCGGCGACAACCCGTACGCGGCGATTGACTATGTGCGCCGCCCCTCGCTCGCCGACCCGTCCGAGACGTCGAACCAGCAGGTCTACTACCGCATCGACCAGGTGCGGCAGGACATCATCCAGCCCATGAGCCTGGCGCGGGGGGAAGGGGCGTACAAGGTCAACGTCCTCATCGACGCCGAGAAAATGCGGGAGGAGGCGGCCAACACGTTTCTGAAGCTGCTGGAGGAGCCGCCCCCGCAGACCGTCTTTTTGCTCACGACGAACCGACCCGAGCAGCTGCTGCCCACGATTTTGTCGCGGTGCCAGCAGCTGCGGTTCGACCCGCTCCTGCCGGAGACGATCGAGCAGGCCCTCGTCGACCGTGAGAACATGGCGCCGGACGAGGCCTCGATGCTCTCACGCATGGCGGACGGGTCCTACAGCCGGGCCCTTGAGCTGGCGGAGAACGACGCCCTGATGACCAGCCGCGAGCTGGTGCTCGACTACTTCCGGGCGGCCTACACGCAAAAGGTGGAGTCGCTCGACTCGTGCATTCAAGAACTGAAGAGCCAGGGCCGCGAGCGCGTGAAGAGTGTGCTTCGGCTTATGCTGCGCTGGATGCGCGATCTGCTCTTGTACCGCACGATGGGGGAGGAGGCCCCTCTGGTGAATGTGGACCAAAAGGAGGCCGTGGCCCGCTTCTGCAACAACCTGCCCGACGCCGACCTGGAGGGCATGGTGACGCTCGTGGAGGAGGCGATGGAACTGGCCGAGCGCAACGTGCGCGTCGCGCTGGTCCTCACGGCCCTTGCCCAGGGACTGGCCCGGGCGATGCGTGGGCAGGAGGTTGAGTCGTTGTACGTGCCGCTCTCCGAGGCCGAACGCCTAGCACCCGCCTAG
- a CDS encoding tetratricopeptide repeat protein, whose amino-acid sequence MGRSFRISVPVRWGPAFAMALAGLLLGSALASSARAQSSDAAKPELEDALAVVDSLRRAGAFPAAQERLQSLREQHPERVPVLWRLVYTYADLGQSTDEENVRAQYYNNALNVAKAGLAADSTSARAHLAMAVAQGRAALDAGTRERIERSRAVKRHADRALAIDSTLDGAYHTRGRWHREVEDIGFVQRAIVKTVYGGLPESSIDQAVRDFRRALELRDRIFHHLELGKTYLQMDRPDAARRELRAVLDMPAEEPFDPRYKDEARRLLDDLD is encoded by the coding sequence ATGGGCCGTTCGTTCCGTATTTCTGTGCCGGTGCGCTGGGGGCCGGCGTTTGCGATGGCCCTAGCGGGGCTACTGCTGGGGAGCGCGCTTGCGTCGTCGGCGCGGGCCCAGTCTTCCGACGCGGCCAAGCCGGAGCTTGAGGACGCCCTCGCAGTGGTTGACAGCCTCCGTAGAGCGGGCGCCTTCCCGGCCGCGCAGGAGCGCCTGCAGTCGCTGCGCGAGCAGCACCCCGAACGGGTCCCGGTGCTGTGGCGCCTCGTCTACACCTACGCCGACCTCGGACAGTCCACCGACGAGGAGAACGTGCGGGCGCAGTACTACAACAATGCGCTCAACGTGGCGAAGGCCGGCCTGGCGGCGGACTCGACCAGCGCCCGGGCCCACCTCGCAATGGCGGTGGCCCAGGGGCGGGCGGCCCTGGATGCCGGCACCCGCGAGCGCATCGAACGGTCCCGCGCGGTCAAGCGCCACGCGGACCGGGCCCTCGCCATCGACTCGACGCTCGACGGGGCCTACCACACGCGGGGCCGCTGGCACCGCGAGGTGGAAGACATCGGGTTCGTCCAGCGGGCCATCGTCAAGACCGTGTACGGCGGGCTGCCCGAGTCCTCGATCGACCAGGCCGTGCGGGACTTTCGGCGCGCCCTGGAGCTCCGGGACCGGATTTTCCACCACCTGGAGCTCGGCAAGACCTACCTGCAGATGGACCGGCCGGACGCGGCGCGGCGCGAGCTGCGGGCGGTCCTCGACATGCCGGCCGAGGAGCCCTTCGACCCGCGGTACAAGGACGAGGCCCGCCGGCTGCTCGACGACCTCGACTAG